TTATGGTGTTCCGCTTACGGCGGCACATCTGTGTTGGTCCGTTTGCGGGAGTAGGTGGGCACGCTCCCTTCTGTCCCAACATCTCGCCATGGTGTGATGTCTTCCAACGTTCAGTCTGCCCTCCAGGTCTGTTCCTTTGtgttcctgcgccgtgatgcgcATCGCACGCCACTGTAGCAGCCGTACGAGGGACCCTTCCGGGTGCTGCACAACTTTTGttttggacatgggggggggTCGGCGTGAGACTGTGTCGGTGGCTCATTTGAAGCCGGCCCATGTCAACCTGAGTCAACCTGTGTTGGTGGCCCAGCCTCGTCGTCGGCGCATCCGCAGTCGCAGCACTCACGCCTTTGTCTTCCCCGGTTGTTTcccctgtgggggagggggatgtgtgcATGCGGTCCGGCCACCTCATTCGTCTGCCCTTTCGTTTTCGTACCTCCGGTTCTCCGATTTACTGATTTCCCAGTAAGTTTTATTTTCAGTGAAGGGAAGCTCAGTGGGGCTAcaaggtgtggcttgaagttcaaTGAGGGTAGAAGATCACACCTCAGCTCCGCATGGGTTGCTTGACCCACCCTGTCTAATCCACACACATGAGTTTCTTTCTTACCCAACAAGCTCTTTGTACTTCAGTAAAAAGGCTAGCCTCACAGTAACACCACCCCCATCTCATGATTCCTCCTTTGCCTCTCTCACTTTTCACCACTTCCCACTTCCAGCACAACCCACCCTCCTCTTCTGTGCTTCCAGATGATTTTCTGAGATCTAACGCAAGGCTCGAGAAGATTGTGGCCTGACCATGTAGTGAGACCTCTCCAGACTCACATCGAGGAAAGCACAGAGGAAACACTCCCTCGGTGTGCCCCCATGTTTGTAGGCTATACTAATCATCTAATGTGCGGTACCTTAATCCTACTCAAATCCTAATACCAGCTACTGTAAGGCCCTTGCAATACAGCACATCTCCGTTGTagctccatagatagacacagtggtggagtaactagcggtcagacagcatctccaccagattgacaccgatttgcagctgaGTGTGGctaatgagataaggggctggaaagctgcactttttatttatttatttattgccggTGCTAGTGTCGTGTTATCgtcttaaaacactattattctgaaatggaggacaAGGAAAATTACTAatgggttgtttagagactacagtgcgttgtgacagtatatgtaagaaaggcctatgacagtatcaaaaatattatacaccttgcagggctctcacttaattttttttctctgttgtcaaccgggcaaccttggcagcgttttaagttgccaaatgacagtttagggggtaatttaagatggcttgcatgacgcgtgcgataaggtgcttggacgaagtgtagttaccagtcggaattatgctcaatgaagcactcgcatattatttctgcttcaaataaagtcacaaactaaacatattcaccaatcaagacatgatatataccacaattacatgcagcaaaattataatacagtatctcaactctttttacacgttacaatgaatgcaatttctattatttttttccacttccaaacaccAATGTGGCTGGATTATTCAACGTATGATcagcctcggtgagaccaagtgcaggcttggcgatcgcttcgcacaacacctccactcagttcacaataaccaacctgatctcccggtggctcaacacttcaactccccttcccattccgaatccgacctttctgtccagggccttctccatggccagagtgaggcccaccgcatattggaggagcagcacctcatgtttgcttgggtagtttacaccccagtggtatgaacattagcTTCTCTAATTTctggtagtccttgttttctccctccttcccctcccattcccagctctcccacaacctactgtctctgcctctttcttTTTCGTGTctcccccccgacatcaatctgaagaaggggctcgacccgaaacgtcacctattccttcgctccatagatgctgccttacccgctgattttctccagcttttttgtctaccaatgggatcccaccactggccacatcttcccatctcctcccctgttggttttccgcagagaccgctccctccataactccctggtccataactttcccttgcaaccgcagcaaatgctacacttgtcgctttacctccccccttgactccattcaaggacccaagccgtctttccaggtgcggcagaggttcacttgcacctcctccaacctcatctgttgcatccactgctctaggtatcagctgctctacatcggtgagaccaagcgtaggcttggcgatcgcttcgcccaacacctccgctcgattcgcaataaccaacctgatctcccagtggctcagcacttcaactccccctcccattctgaatctgacctttctgccctgggcctcttccatggccagagtgaggcccaccataaattggaggaacagcacctcatattttgcgtgggcagtttacgccccagcggtatgaacattgacttcttcaatttcaggtagtccctgctttcccctccccttcccagctctccctcagcccactgtctccgcctcttcttcttcccgtccccccaccctcacatcagtctgaagaagggtctcgacccgaaacatctcctatttccttcgctccatagatgctacattacctgctgagtttctcctgcatttttgtctacccattcacacaagttctggtATCCcaatttcctcacccactccctacacattaggggcaattttacaaagacgagttaacctacaaagccaatgcatctttgggatgtgggaggaaacccacacgcttgcagggggaatgtgcaaattcaacacaaacagtgcccgaggacaggatcaaacgcagatctctggcgtgtgaggcatcaagtctacctgctgtgccacttgattttgttttccaacacaagttactaaaaaaatgaaaatatccattttcagtcttaaatctccaagtgacgctatgtccccctttacagctactgtatgttttaattcagtcaagactatggggcagtacattggccacacagttgctgcctaaaagtgccagagacccggatttaatcctgaatatggatgctgtctgtatggagtttgctccttttccctttgatctcatgggttttctccgggtgctcttgtttccttccacattcctaaggtgtgcaggaacctatttcacaCCCAACCCTAAAcgcaatattttccttttgtccagagattctgtctgacctgttgagttattccagctttttgtgtctatcttcaatttaaaccaacatctgcagttctttcctacacacaggatactatacaatagaactgtattaatcccaggagggaaattgtgtatgtgtggatatatatatatatatacacacacacctatatatatatatgtatttagttatatattcatatataaatatacaccggtttgttttctcgtttttaacattgtttacagagtactatgtttacatattctgttgtgctgctgcaagtaaggatttcattgttctaactgggacgtgagagaataaaacacccttgacttacgtcgctaatgtgggggatagaactggtgtacataTGGGTGATAGGTGttcagcgtggattcggtgggccatggggcctgtttccacgctatatctttaaattaaactaaaaacactaaaaccagagggagtctaaagaagggtctctacctgaaacatcacccaatttcttctatccagagttgttggctgctccatggaattcccccgcacaattaaagcatggaataatcttcaccctaccatagttatcaaccagatgcaactaaatttaaggtacctattttttccccaagaacccttttttgcttaagtccaagtcaagagtcaagagaattttattgccctgtgtcccagatagggcaatgaaattcttgcttgctgcagcacaacagaatatgtaaacatcatacagaacaggagataaaagttcaatgtgtttatataccatagaccatatatatacacaataggcatatataaaatgcaataggctgttattgttcagagtttggagtttggtggtggagggtccaccagtttaaattccatttagaatatttttggaggaccaggaaaccagaagcaagagatactctcgggagttactccagctccagggagtgattctgcgttggttttcagcggtcgtggCGAGACgtcgaccggacagcaatggtggccagatctcccacaattcaaagcgatggagaaagtgcccagcgccgaccagtagccttggcagtgcgcatgtgcagggcggccgatgatgtgctggccgtggttgtgcgcatgtgcagggggaagaCGTGCTGGCCgcagcagtgcgcatgtgcaaggcggccggccgtgccggcggatgaggagcgagcggagagcagagacccggcggcccggacacggatacggatggcgggcggagacggagagtgacagagagagagagagatagagagggggggcccgctcagagttgaacggcaggtgtcctgccttggccggaggccccctagatttcgaagcccttggcttcagcctatgaagcctagtggtaatcCGGCtctgccgaggcccccctagatctcgagaccCCAGGCTTAAGCCTATGAAGCTTATACGCAAATCCGGCTCTGCCCATCTTCAAACATTAGTTTGAGCTCCAGCTCCATAACACAGGGAGGTAAGAGCAAAAGGAGTGCTTTATTGACACTTTGGACAAAAGACACAGCAAGTTGTCATTATTTGTTACCTACAACTTTAAGGAGTAGTGCAGAGATTCGAATAGCTCACTGTGTACCCAAAGAAAAGATGGCTGACCTTCAAGTGATGTGTCTTTGTAGGTTCATGTTGTGCTTGGACATTTGCACTGTTTAACACTGTAGCACTTGTTCCAGAGTGTTATTGTTAACGGTTGCTTCATTCACACTCTGAACCATCCGAGTCCATCTTCACCCTCAGTGCAATTCACATTGTTCAATGAGTCACTGGGCAGACATCCCCTTTATATAAACCAGCTTCATCCTAGGCTGTGCAACACAGAGGCAAGTGTCGAAACAAGGTAAGGACTGGACATCACTAACACAGATCTCGGCTGCAGAAGAATGAAATTAATCTCAGCATTTGCTCTTATTTCCCTCTGCCTCCTCTCCACTCTGGGTAAGTTGTTATTTGtagtcttcttcagtctgaagagggggccCAACCCCAAAAATAATCTATcttactctccacagatgctgcctggtcccagCTGTTTGATTTTAACTTTTTGTATCACTGGTTAAGGGTTCGGACTTTCATGGCAATCACTGGCAGCTTTTACTTGATCATGGACATCTATGCTTCTAACAAACAGAATCAAATCATCCTGATGGAGTCTCAAACCTAACCTCGCGATAGCACCTTTGCTTTACCACCTGTATATGATTTGCAACCAATGACTTTCACTCATTGTTATTACATGGGAAAATAAGGCATCTGACTTCTGGCTCAAGGCAtctggtggcacggtgacgcagtagtagagttgctaccttacagcgtctgtgaaccgagttcgatcctgactaagggtgctgtctgtaaggggtTTGTACGTGATTGGCTTGTACATGATTGGATgtttggcttggtagaattgtaaattgtccgtattgtctataggatagtgttagtgtgcggggatcgttggtcggcacggactctgcctgtttccacgccgtatataaactaaactagactaaactaaactaaactaaactaaactaaactaaactaaactaaaacttgccATCTGCAAGATGCCACGAGCATCAAATGGACAAGCAAACAAGTAGAAACATATTTGTAAATCTCTGcttcagggagaacatgcaaaagaGCTTCCTTGCATTCATCAGATTGGATATTGAATGTAATTGGGCAGTTTGAAGTAAATGAAAAATTCTCTCAGTTTCAAGCCACATTGTATCATTGCAGAAAATCACATTCTCAGAAATGCAATGTTGGCAAACTAGATCCATGGGCTTCCTTAATTGTTAGTGCCACATGCAATCTGGAACAACAGCAACTTAAATTCTGTTGATTAGATTACAACCCAGGTACGAACACTGAATTCTCAATTTTAGGTAATTTACcaaactcccccccacccctcctttcattttttcacctcctctcttccctgtgccccacctacactcacatctatttctcccctcctcctcccctccatctacattcctttttCCTGCTTCATAATTCGCAGTTCTTTAATCGGTATTTCACAGATTTTCACATCTGGCCTTGTTCAACCACTTGCCTATCAAGAACCTCCcatatctgtatccacctatcccttgccggactttgtcctgtccctccactcttcctgctttctactccacccccaaccacaatcagtctgaagaagggtcctgatgcaaaacatcacctatctgtattctccagagatactgactgacctgctgagttactccagcactttgtgtctattcccgGTGCGGTATGTTGTTTCGTTATTTAAAAAGGATAGTAATGATATGTCAGAAAAATACAGGCTGATGAGCTGTACATAAGTAGTAGATAAATTAATGGAAAAAAATCTAATGAAGAGGATTTATATTCATTCAGGAAGGTAGGAACTGGTTAGAGTGACTCAGCATGGTATTATGCAGAGGGAATTCTGTCTCACAATCTGATTACACTTTTTTGAGAAGGTGACAGAAAACTGATGATTTGTCGCTAGTGAAGGATTATCTACATGGATTGACTGAAAATTTGGGGAACGCggtgacagatggaatttaatccaggtgACTGAGTTCGGGACATCAAATGCTGGCAGGACATATAATGGAAATGGTAGCGTCATTAAGAGTGTTGATTTTCGGAGAGACCTTAGGGTGCAAGTCCACAGTTCTCTGAAAATAAATACACAAGTGGTTAGATTAGTGAATATGGCATTTTGCATGCCTTCCTTCACAGGTGAAGGCATTGAGTATGAGTTGGCACATAATGTTGCAGCTATACAAAACATTGGAAAACAAAAGGGCACACTTGGAGTATAATGTACATTTCTAGTTACAGCGACACATTGGAAAGGCTGGGTTTATTCTTAGGGGAATGGAAAAGGCTGAAGGGtaaccttatagaggtttataagattataaaggctTTAGACAGGATAGATAGAagctttttccccagagtaggtgtGTACCATATGTTTGGCCAAAGATTTACAGTGATCAGggtgaaatttaaaggagatcaaaggagtaagtttttcacacagttcTTGGTGgttatctggaatgagttgccaggggaggtggtagaTGCACATACAAATACaatatctctgaagaagggtttcggcccgaaacgttgcctatttccttcgctccatagatgctgctgcactcgctgagtttctccagcttttttgtgtaccttcgattctccagcatctgcagttccttcttaaacaatatttaaAGGCGTTTGGACAGGTTCTTGGATAGGAAATGTACATAGTGGATAACAGTCATAACACAGGCAAATAGAATCAGCATATATAGGCATCATGTGTGGCATGTTGGAGCTAGACCAAAGTGGTTACATTGCTCCTTGACTATGCACAAGAGTGTAAATACCTTCATCACAAACCCAACATAGATGAAATAGTCTGGGCATTGCTGGATGCTACTGGGTAGCTAATGTcatggcccagcacattgatacaatgATAAAGTATGCTACAGATGTCTCTACTTCATCAGAAGTCTGAAGTGATTCGGCATGTTGCCAACTACTCAATTCAGATTCTACAGGTGCATGTTGGACTCACGCCCTGGTTCGGAAATtcgaatgaaggaggctgcaaaaagtgatgaaaattgCCCGGTCTATCAGGGGTACTGACTACCCCGACAATCAAAAGGATCTACAAGCACCATTGCCACAAGGAGGCAACACATATGATCTaagatccacaccatccaggccacgtTCTCTTCTCATTGCTTTCATCGGGAGGAAGGGGTTTAACCCTGAGAactatgacctccaggttcaagaacagcataacccatcaggttcttgaaccatccTGCATGAACATTATCATAACCCTACATCAAACACCTCAACCCTATTGAACTACTACGGATTTTGCACGACTATCATTGCTCTATGTACAGCGGCTTTTGCATTATCATGGTCTAATTTACTTccaataactgatcatttattgttgctgctgttgcgcctaatgtgcctgtgaagctgcgacatgtaagaatttaattgtccggttcatatctggtgcatgtgacaaataaaccttcTTGATTTCTGCTCTGAGGGAGGTGATGCATTTCAGGTGAGATGTTAAATAGCTGTCCATTATCTCTATCTAGTTAAAGAGCACATGGCATTATACCGAAGAAAGAAAATAAAGCTCATCCAACTGCACTGGCCACTGTTTACACGGTTCACAGCCAAAATCtagtcattatcacattgcttGCAGTTTCAATATTTCAATGCTTGCAGTGGTCTTATGGACTTATATCAGCTTTTCTTCCCTCTACCATCAGGTTCTCGAACAATGCATAAATTGGTTTCCATATCTCCTGTATACACTGGATACTGATATTCAAAAACACTGACGTGGATTTGAATTAtttaatggcttgtttccttttttGCTTCCTTTCTTCTGCCTTCTTTTCCCTTAGACATATTGTATTAAATGTATAGGCAAAGTGACACTGTACCAATTACCTAACTATTCGCCTCTTTCATCTGCAGCTGTTGAAACTTCAGGAAATTACATAGAGGTAAATTAAAAATATGTTTACATCTCAATTTCATCATGAATTTATTATTCTGGAGAGATTGGTTGATATAATTGATTATCTTCTCTGTTTCAGCCACTCTGTGGGAGGATCCAAAGTAATACAAAATGTCCCACTAAATATGAGCCGGTCTGTGATTCAAATGGAGTCACACACAAAAACGAATGCATCCTATGCCTCGAAATCCGGTATGGATATGTTCTTGCACTTGTTCTTTTTGTAATCGCGTGTTAATGTAATATGGGAGGGCAAAGTGTAAATTGAGCAGGCATTCACTATGCAGGATCCTCATGTGTTCTTGCACTCCTCAACAACTCCAGCACGTGCTAGCAAAATGCACTGGACACAGGAAGAACCTCAGCGATTCAAGGAGGCAGTTCTTCAATTCCCCTAGATTCTGGTCATTTGCATGTAATTCTTTTCACAACATCTTTTTGGAATATAATTGTCCTCTTTacatttattaaattgtttatCAAAAGCAGGACGTTTTTCCATCTTGTGCAGAATGCAAATTTCTTCCTACAGTTCCAACACTCTGTGGGTTAAAAAAGCAAGTTGGGTAATGAAATTAGTCATTGTTTTAAAGCAATCTTTATCTTACTGTTGTACTACTACTActctataaatgtaaaataatgttTACCTAATTATTGTAGATATGATATCATACTTCTGAAAGACTTTCAGACTATAAATAATACCATAATAATGTTCAGATCAGCTGGTACCATTGTTGTGAAGAACTCTATACCGGCCAGTGGAAAGGGGCACTGATGCATAGTGGATATTGGATGTGACATGTGGGTTATATgttctcccttcttctctcttccATCTGGTTTCCTGGCCAACTCTTCCATCATATCTCCTTCATCAATCTACTCCACTCCAAGCTCCTCTCTGCTCCATGCCCTCAAAACTTGTAACTTCCCCCATCTCCCCACAAAAGTATATccacaaaagcttttcctcaCTCCCTGCTCCAACCTGATAAGCAGCGCAATGCTAACTAAGGAGTAGCAACAGGGCTTCCCAATTGACCTTTCATTGCCAGCAGTCTCAAGCACTATAGACATCTGACCAGGGTATTGGTCAAACTGTTGATTCTGTCCATCATAAACTGGGTGTTTTGCAGGGCCACGTTTGCATGAAGGCACCAATATGCCACATTTGCTGTCCGTGGTGGCTGCCCAAGATTAGTTATTCTGGGTGCATGTTTAAAAGGTGACTCTCTTGAAAATCTTTGCCAGTCGGTGTGACTAAAGGGCAGCAGCAATCAAATATTCTTGCTGAACGCAATGGATCCCTGGAATTCACTAGTCTAGAATGTCATGAGAGTATTTTAAGAGAAAATACATAATTTTCTGAAGGATCGGGAAATTGAGGGCATGTGAAACTGACACAGAAGTTGAGATGAGGCCTGGGCAtgtcagccctgatcacattgaatgataggGTGGTcttgaggggctgagtggtctacttatgctcctattttcttatgtTCCAATGTCTCACTGATATCCCTGGAGAAACTGAGGGTAAATATTGACTTTCCCCAACAGGATTATACTGTctccttgtgcctccatttttATTCATCCAGTTTTATGATCTGGGCATTAGTGACAAGGCCAACATTAATTGCAGATTCTTAAATGCCCTTGAGAAAGGGGTGGCGAGCCGCCTTCTTAAACGGTCACAATACTTCTGCTGAAGGTGCTCTCTTAGTGCTGTTGGAAGGGAGTTCCAAGATATAGATCAAGTGATGGTGGTAGCCTGGCAAAGTAAGGATGGTGTGTAACTTGGAGGGGAACAAAGAACATACAATATGtggaacagtaaagcacaggaacaggccattcagtccaaggGTTGGGACGATTATCCTCCAATGACCAGAAACATCTTCCTTTGTACAAGGGAAGACTCCATTAACTGATGTCCATTGTCTATAGATTTACGTGGGCTCTTTGACACCACACTCATGCAGCCTCAATGTCAATCTCACCTCAACTCTGGGCCATGTTTAGACCAAGGTTGTGATGAGGTCTGGTTGAGTGGTCCTGATGAATCCCACATTTAGCATTGGTGAGTTGGCTATTAGAGAGCAAGAGTTACCAAAAGGCATAGTGATGACATTGAAAATAGACTAACTGGATCCATTTATATTTGTTAGCAGCTGGGCTGGAGGGTCAGCTAGTTCTGGAACACAGTCTCAAGTACCTCAGCTGAGATTATTTCTGGTTCCATTGCCTTTGCTGGTTATAGTTGGAAATGGTTAAGCTGGCAATGGGTTTTTCAAGTGGAGTGAATCAAATTTGCTGAAGAATGGTTCTGTGATGGTGGGGAGCCCAGGAGGATGCCGATGGTGGACTTCTAGCTGATCCTACCTGGTTTTGCAGGGCCAACCTTCCTGATGGTGGGGATACTCTTGACCTCCCTCCTCCCTGCTGTTTAATTCTCCACTTCTATTCAAGCCTAAATGACTGATTCCAGTGTAATGTGTAATTCTTGCATTTCCAGGGCAACCAAATCTCAGATCAAAATTCAGAAGTTTGAAGAATGTTGAACCTAATTGTGCAAGAACTTCTAAGCACTCAGCGAGCTGAACGATGAACTGACATCATTCTGGCCAGATCCAACTGAGAATGAAAGTTTCACTCTTCAGTGTATATGGGAATGTTAAATATTGTCAAGCTGAGGAAAATTCCTGACTTTTAATCTATGAGTTTCAATATTAAATGTAATATTAAAAGAACAAACCATTGAAGCTTATCGCACAACTTTCCAAAATCAGtttattttttctattgcaaTATATAGTTAATGATCCTGTTTTGTTCTCTCCCTGTATATTTTTTTGCT
This portion of the Leucoraja erinacea ecotype New England chromosome 3, Leri_hhj_1, whole genome shotgun sequence genome encodes:
- the LOC129695587 gene encoding probable pancreatic secretory proteinase inhibitor, giving the protein MKLISAFALISLCLLSTLAVETSGNYIEPLCGRIQSNTKCPTKYEPVCDSNGVTHKNECILCLEIRATKSQIKIQKFEEC